A single window of Cataglyphis hispanica isolate Lineage 1 chromosome 2, ULB_Chis1_1.0, whole genome shotgun sequence DNA harbors:
- the LOC126857069 gene encoding smoothelin-like protein 2 — protein sequence MYPIHFSVPKKPLSPFAKFRQLDRQNSAPLSSSPVKSPATEFRFKFTEPTVRDNAVQIKERLLAWCRSKTKEYENVQLDNFSTSWNNGLAFCALIHHFRPDAFDYNSLRPENRRKNFELAFTKADEVAGIAPLLDVEDMVMMQRPDWKCVFTYVQSIYRRFKDED from the exons ATGTATCCCATTCATTTTTCAGTCCCGAAAAAACCGCTGTCGCCGTTCGCCAAGTTTCGTCAGCTCGATAGGCAGAACAGCGCCCCTTTATCGTCAAG tccTGTAAAATCACCAGCGACCGAATTTCGATTCAAATTTACCGAACCAACTGTACGAGACAATGCTGTGCAAATTAAAGAACGGCTGTTGGCATGGTGTCGGTCAAAAACCAAAGAGTACGAG aatGTGCAGCTCGATAACTTTTCGACAAGCTGGAATAACGGCTTAGCATTTTGCGCGTTAATTCATCACTTTAGACCGGACGCTTTTGATTACAATTCTCTACGTCCGGAGAATCGCAGGAAAAACTTTGAACTTGCTTTCACGAAGGCCga CGAAGTCGCTGGAATCGCGCCATTACTTGATGTCGAAGATATGGTGATGATGCAACGACCGGATTGGAAGTGCGTCTTCACATACGTTCAATCCATCTATCGTCGCTTTAAAGATGAggactaa
- the LOC126855293 gene encoding SWI/SNF-related matrix-associated actin-dependent regulator of chromatin subfamily A containing DEAD/H box 1 homolog isoform X2: protein MSDDDSNLVSSDTQVRRKVVNRIEDSDSDIGSPAKSSLDCNAKGKENKLKYLTALYPQNDVLHIEEVLSSTNWNVEEAEEALKKNRKRSLKGSTKSNKKKRRKLNVDEDVDIDSDEGNYKDKVFNSDEDSDIEISNELTGDKKAVLEFMQTALPSELLLMSQCSQKRANAIVEARPFQDWRDLVNKFQNTRYLDTELLNTAQVLLSTRHVVEILMKKCLRLSTNMEKAVAAGASAITQQPKALSPDLILAPYQMVGLNWLAVMHAQNVNGILADEMGLGKTVQVIAFLTYLKEARLLNEMDGPHLIVVPSSTMENWWNELEKWSPDLKIVQYYGSQDERKDMRMGWRSGDLDDVDVLLTTYNLICSTPEERRLFRVMRINYVIFDEAHMLKNMSTVRYENLVRINAKHRILLTGTPLQNNLLELMSLLIFVMPSLFAGKQADIKSLFSKNSKCDKKNGEQPLFEREQVKNAKEIMRPFVLRRLKNQVLRDLPDKKDEIIRCALIEKQQSMYNKLVAQFSAEASEITEVNGTGMMMQLRKLANHPLLVRDYYNEKKLEAIANRLVKESGYKQKNPKYVFEELIWTSDYQINQLTRMYKSVAGFGLPQELIPQAGKLKELDKLLPQLKKDSHRVLIFSQFTMVLDILEEYLTIRGHTFLRLDGSTPVTERQTLINEYTQDANIFIFLLSTRAGGLGINLTAADTVIIHDIDFNPYNDKQAEDRCHRVGQKNPVTIIRLLSEGTIEENMYEIAQEKLHLEQQITGNEESDNADKKSVLKLLKMTIGQDAHNKSLSPTKNTCKAFDVIGNNENCK from the exons atgt ctgacGATGACAGTAATTTGGTAAGTTCTGATACACAAGTGCGCCGTAAAGTTGTAAATCGTATTGAGGATAGTGACAGTGATATTGGTAGTCCAGCTAAATCAAGTTTAGATTGCAATGCCAAAGGTAAAGAGAATAAGTTAAAGTACCTGACAGCTTTGTATCCACAGAATGATGTATTG catATAGAAGAAGTACTTAGTAGTACCAATTGGAATGTTGAAGAGGCTGAAGAggcacttaaaaaaaataggaaaagaaGTTTGAAGGGATCtacaaaaagtaataaaaagaaaagaagaaaattgaatgtGGATGAAGATGTAGATATTGATTCAGACGAAGGAAATTATAAAGACAAAGTATTTAAtag TGATGAAGACTCAGATATAGAGATATCTAATGAGCTCACAGGTGATAAGAAGGCAGTTTTAGAGTTTATGCAAACTGCTCTGCCTTCAGAGCTCCTTCTTATGTCCCAATGTTCTCAGAAGCGAGCTAATGCTATTGTAGAAGCAAGACCATTTCAAGATTGGAGAGACTTGGTGAATAAATTCcaaaatacaagatatttagacacagaattattaaatacagctcag GTATTATTATCTACACGTCATGTAGTTGAGATTCTAATGAAAAAATGTCTTCGCTTGTCCACCAATATGGAAAAAGCTGTGGCTGCTGGTGCTTCAGCTATAACACAGCAACCAAAAGCATTATCACCAGATTTAATATTAGCTCCATACCAAATGGTTGGCTTGAATTGGCTCGCCGTTATGCATGCACAGAATGTAAATGGTATATTAGCTGATGAAATGGGTCTAGGGAAAACGGTACAAGTGATAGCATTTCTAACATATTTAAAGGAAGCTCGTCTTCTCAATGAAATGGACGGGCCTCATTTAATTGTTGTTCCCAGTTCGACTATGG aaaattggtGGAATGAGTTAGAGAAATGGTCACCTGACttgaaaattgtacaatattatggCTCTCAAGATGAACGAAAAGATATGCGAATGGGATGGCGAAGTGGTGATCTTGATGATGTTGATGTTCTGTTAACtacatacaatttaatttgtagCACCCCAGAAGAACGTAGATTATTTCGCGTTATGCGAATTAACTATGTTATTTTTGATGAAGCTCACATGCTCAAAAACATGAGCACTGTTAGATACGAAAATCTTGTCAGGATTAAC GCTAAACATCGGATTTTATTGACTGGTACACctctacaaaataatttattggaaTTGATGTCTTTGTTGATATTTGTAATGCCTTCATTGTTTGCTGGCAAACAAGcagatataaaaagtttattttctaaaaattct aaatgtgataaaaagaaTGGAGAACAGCCGTTATTTGAAAGAGAACAAGTTAAGAACGCAAAGGAGATTATGCGACCATTTGTCCTTCGACGACTTAAAAATCAAGTCCTACGTGATTTGCCTGATAAAAAAGACGAAATCATACGATGTGCATTAATTGAGAAACAGCaaagtatgtataataaattagttgCACAATTTTCAGCAGAGGCTAGTGAAATTACGGAAGTGAATGGAACTGGTATGATGATGCAATTGAGAAAGCTCGCCAATCATCCTCTTCTTGTAcgagattattataatgagaaaaaacttgag GCTATAGCAAACAGATTGGTGAAAGAATCAGGTTACAAACAGAAGAATCCAAAGTATGTCTTTGAAGAATTGATTTGGACGTctgattatcaaataaatcaattaacacGTATGTACAAAAGTGTTGCTGGTTTTGGTTTGCCCCAGGAACTTATCCCTCAGGCtggtaaattaaaagaattggaCAAGTTACTACcacaattgaaaaaagacaGTCATAGAGTACTTATCTTTAGCCAATTTACTATGGTATTAGACATACTTGAAGAATATTTGACCATTAGAGGACACACATTCCTAAG gCTAGATGGTAGTACACCTGTGACTGAGAGACAGACTCTTATAAATGAATACACACAAgatgcaaatatattcatatttttattatctacaaGAGCTGGAGGTTTGGGAATCAATTTAACAGCTGCAGATACTGTTATAATTCATGATATAGATTTCAATCCCTACAATGATAAGCAAGCAGAAGATCGATGTCATCGTGTTGGGCAAAAAAA tccAGTTAcaataattagattattaagTGAAGGCACAATAGAGGAAAACATGTATGAAATAGCACAAGAAAAACTACATCTTGAACAACAAATTACTGGAAATGAAG AAAGTGATAATGCAGATAAGaaatctgttttaaaattattaaaaatgaccATAGGCCAAGATGCTcacaataaatctttatcaccaacgaaaaatacatgtaaagCATTTGATGTAATAGGAAATAACGAAAATTGTAAATAG
- the LOC126855256 gene encoding uncharacterized protein LOC126855256 yields MSGIEDPQDVSEQDDTQEETTEEETSNREEIASLTEESNSPELLERLSTKESEKEEREEVTEIVQEEVKEEVKEKEQEEVKEEVETEASSREETQKEETSDSELAAVTRSASSDDGVPGPALAAGQAESSEPRVGIPSATITNDGSSGQQCRRVGSGPGVAVGEWNSLPILVERLREALELSLTSGCRRDSGDEPAATSLAESEGSGPERTRARRSLEQALLDSHEDEPKKDELKFLEDLLLSDIQTALSRLRETLERTDVATLAKHGGVSDPTSKLHLLRLVSSLLSRLQVPEEKEKAETEGDENGKSIGAQSGIAALPERRRRAVRHTIGVSAEEIAHARKQLEESSADLARLNDQVSARRRESLLPASRNATSNDRHVEEIHDKYTKDVINQRQSLRDKNKDSREDTSAYRSLIPAQIAYADRPDTINGELNLHQTRRRGSVDSYQEKESDDEETAIRKASEEQSQVTKLAAVLRQRAELISGNKCNNNNNNNNNKFTVKKSKIKRANTVDIPSYLKLQAERLDNPGCVLLRRPINVSDKITANTSNLAIPSFHPKTENDKKFLALINRNNESQAYNAAPGFIKSFGYTKTTDMSSLTNENWNSRFSNIKTAFDKPSPANEMENKLSPKPQSAKRFPIAPPQTMNKKTPISDKAHNGFPFANVSKVDAGFRHAPSSLFRKIEKTQRPKSPPGYHYQRDNAPPPGNTLREKARIMFDRDSNVCQSQPPARFNAKEDSQRSSFPRPPWLEHTDRQIEGKSNNTVTENGRLDYRLFCKQFAPFVGKNTGIPESKTSRNNEESRCKLNEHVAPSSEKVGVVDGKISFRMYPEKESQYRPNEPRRVAIEERTDRDKFDHRSEKNTFEPVAVRDNKNSTGNGFTGNATLRGSSSVAVQTGVHGDHHLEEARVFRVIPRVSTGLPSTCNNASVQTCDQPEIEFKEQWAMPQCDDTILDSRYRPAEDSKHFVLDHNRNYRIIVDDIPKNKTLPLVNKNVYDIVEEDTVRTPDPMEKLPFPTIFGYQSPEQREQIFHTNPQHEDSLLSKPVMDNRSRIQDYPPYVESNVEPFQENQMPNVTSREIVEEDFSYTNGVLPEEQNIQNQDISADTGVITRYTCAIATVASTDIPELRSEPETSTTPTPSSSLQLRSRPIDNKIITTEDEIRRHNMLQQSLVRRLQNERVMLNDDHHVNQSDNFNQSSDFNPLLNTFNQPKCLPPEVPKKLELPRRLEPPRRLEPPRKLESSKKPELSKKPEPKRPKYPPMVTGGLLSVAPSSTFGPTNRVTALRGQYELPKPETERKERSPIPNGAMDPSDEYLVSCANKPSRSIVLSKSESWHQLALSKGSPRPSQIDGSPQPLNRGASYLPKPPTKPKSPSSFKMKKQYEASSSSINVKRMEDKIRRYFDNPTTNDNTAEMRDSKNRRFSSRDSTTKGPIALSRSRTMPGISDGSLRLLISAPQIPAINLNSAEVDKVFDDIFEEATKNDDHRF; encoded by the exons ATCCGCAGGACGTGTCGGAACAAGATGATACTCAGGAAGAGACAACGGAAGAGGAGACTAGCAACAGAGAGGAAATAGCAAGCTTAACAGAAGAATCGAATAGTCCAGAATTATTGGAAAGATTGTCCACGAAGGAATCCGAAAAAGAGGAGCGAGAAGAAGTTACGGAGATTGTACAAGAAGAAGTCAAGGAAGAAGTTAAGGAGAAAGAACAAGAGGAAGTTAAGGAAGAAGTAGAAACGGAGGCATCGAGTCGCGAAGAAAcgcaaaaagaagaaacgtcGGATTCAG AGCTGGCGGCCGTCACGAGAAGCGCGTCGTCGGACGACGGCGTGCCAGGTCCAGCGTTAGCCGCAGGACAGGCAGAATCGAGCGAACCGAGGGTTGGGATACCATCGGCGACCATCACCAACGACGGTAGCAGCGGACAGCAGTGTCGTCGCGTTGGCAGCGGTCCCGGCGTAGCAGTCGGTGAGTGGAATTCATTGCCGATACTGGTAGAACGTCTGCGCGAGGCGCTCGAGCTGTCCCTGACGTCGGGTTGCCGACGAGACAGCGGCGACGAGCCGGCGGCGACGTCGCTCGCCGAATCCGAGGGTAGCGGCCCCGAGCGTACCCGCGCGCGCCGTTCCTTGGAGCAGGCGTTGCTCGACAGCCACGAAGACGAGCCGAAGAAGGACGAACTCAAGTTCCTGGAGGATCTGCTGCTGTCGGACATCCAGACTGCGCTCTCGCGTTTGCGCGAGACCCTAGAACGCACGGACGTTGCCACGCTCGCCAAGCACGGTGGAGTGTCAGATCCTACGAGCAAGCTTCATCTCCTGCGACTAGTGTCCAGTTTGTTGTCGCGACTGCAAGTGccggaagaaaaagagaaggcgGAAACGGAGGGCGACGAGAACGGCAAGTCGATTGGAGCGCAGAGTGGTATTGCCGCGTTGCCCGAACGAAGGCGTCGCGCTGTCAGACATACCATCGGCGTCTCCGCCGAAGAAATCGCGCATGCAAGGAAGCAACTGGAGGAGAGCAGCGCCGATCTAGCAAGACTAAACGACCAAGTATCGGCTCGACGACGGGAATCGTTGCTGCCCGCGTCACGTAACGCGACGAGTAACGATAGACACGTGGAGGAGATCCACGACAAGTACACAAAAGACGTGATTAATCAGCGACAGTCTTTGCGTGACAAGAACAAAGATTCTCGTGAGGATACCAGTGCATATCGCTCGCTGATTCCGGCGCAGATCGCTTACGCAGATCGGCCGGACACGATAAACGGTGAATTGAATCTGCATCAGACTCGACGTCGGGGCAGCGTAGATAGTTATCAGGAAAAAGAGAGCGACGACGAAGAAACCGCAATCAGAAAAGCGAGTGAGGAGCAGAGTCAAGTGACGAAACTTGCGGCAGTGCTTCGGCAACGCGCGGAATTGATCAGCGGAAACAAgtgcaacaacaacaacaataataataacaacaaattTACGGTAAAAAAGTCGAAAATCAAGCGCGCAAACACCGTTGACATACCAAGCTACCTGAAACTACAGGCCGAGAGACTCGACAATCCCGGTTGCGTTCTACTACGACGTCCCATCAACGTCAGCGACAAGATCACCGCGAACACGTCTAATCTTGCTATACCATCGTTCCATCCCAAAACGGAGAACGATAAAAAGTTCCTCGCCCTGATCAACCGGAACAACGAGTCGCAGGCGTACAACGCCGCGCCCGGTTTCATCAAGTCTTTCGGGTACACCAAAACGACAGATATGTCGTCATTGACGAACGAGAACTGGAATAGTCGGTTTTCGAACATCAAGACCGCCTTCGATAAACCGTCCCCCGCGAACGAGATGGAAAATAAACTGTCCCCTAAACCGCAATCAGCAAAACGCTTCCCGATCGCGCCTCCTCAGACAATGAACAAGAAGACACCAATCAGCGATAAAGCGCACAATGGTTTCCCATTCGCGAACGTGTCGAAAGTGGACGCGGGCTTCAGACACGCACCCTCGTCGCTATTTCGGAAGATCGAGAAGACGCAGAGGCCAAAGTCTCCGCCTGGCTATCACTATCAGAGGGACAACGCGCCACCGCCCGGAAACACCTTACGCGAGAAGGCTAGGATTATGTTTGATCGAGACAGCAACGTTTGTCAGTCGCAGCCTCCGGCGAGGTTCAACGCAAAGGAAGACTCCCAGAGATCCTCCTTCCCGCGACCACCATGGCTCGAGCATACGGATAGGCAGATCGAGGGAAAGTCGAACAACACAGTCACCGAGAACGGACGGCTCGATTATCGGCTCTTCTGCAAGCAATTCGCGCCCTTCGTCGGCAAGAACACCGGTATTCCAGAATCCAAGACATCGCGAAACAATGAGGAGTCCCGTTGCAAGCTCAACGAACACGTTGCGCCGTCAAGCGAGAAAGTCGGTGTAGTGGACGGAAAGATTTCTTTTAGAATGTATCCCGAGAAAGAATCGCAGTATCGCCCGAACGAGCCGCGTCGTGTCGCGATCGAGGAACGAACAGATCGGGACAAGTTCGACCATCGCAGCGAGAAGAATACTTTCGAGCCAGTCGCGGTGCGCGACAATAAGAACTCAACCGGAAATGGATTTACTGGAAATGCGACGCTAAGAGGTAGCTCGTCTGTGGCTGTTCAGACGGGCGTCCATGGCGATCATCATCTGGAGGAGGCACGCGTGTTTCGGGTGATTCCTAGAGTCTCAACTGGCCTGCCATCCACGTGCAACAACGCGTCTGTCCAGACTTGTGACCAGCCTGAAATAGAGTTCAAGGAACAATGGGCAATGCCTCAATGCGATGACACGATATTGGATTCGAGATATCGTCCCGCTGAGGATTCGAAGCATTTCGTCCTGGATCACAATCGAAATTATCGTATCATAGTTGACGATATTCCAAAAAACAAAACTTTGCCGTTGGTGAACAAGAACGTGTACGATATCGTCGAGGAAGACACTGTTCGTACACCCGACCCGATGGAGAAACTTCCTTTTCCAACAATTTTTGGTTATCAATCGCCAGAACAACGCGAGCAAATCTTCCACACAAATCCGCAACATGAAGATAGTCTCTTGTCTAAACCAGTGATGGATAATCGATCGCGAATACAAGATTATCCGCCTTACGTTGAATCCAATGTAGAGCCGTTCCAAGAGAATCAAATGCCGAACGTGACATCGCGTGAGATCGTCGAGGAAGATTTCTCGTATACGAACGGCGTTTTGCCAGAGGAACAGAATATCCAAAATCAGGACATCAGCGCGGACACGGGTGTTATCACACGATATACCTGCGCGATTGCAACCGTCGCATCCACGGACATTCCGGAGTTGCGATCCGAGCCGGAAACTAGCACAACACCCACTCCTTCATCGTCCTTGCAACTCCGATCGCGTCCGATCGACAACAAGATCATCACGACCGAGGATGAGATACGCCGGCACAATATGCTTCAACAAAGTCTGGTCCGTCGGCTGCAGAATGAGCGTGTGATGCTAAATGATGATCATCACGTGAATCAGTCTGACAACTTTAATCAATCCAGCGATTTTAATCCGCTTCTGAATACTTTTAATCAGCCAAAATGTCTCCCGCCCGAAGTGCCGAAAAAACTGGAATTGCCGAGAAGATTGGAGCCACCGAGAAGGTTGGAACCGCCAAGAAAATTGGAATCGTCGAAGAAGCCGGAATTATCAAAGAAACCAGAACCGAAGAGACCGAAATATCCACCGATGGTCACCGGTGGTTTGTTGTCGGTAGCGCCGTCCTCAACATTCGGTCCGACGAATCGCGTCACCGCGCTTAGAGGACAGTACGAGCTGCCGAAACCGGAGACAGAGCGAAAGGAACGCTCGCCGATTCCGAACGGCGCAATGGATCCGAGCGATGAATATCTGGTATCTTGCGCCAATAAACCATCCAGATCCATCGTCCTGTCCAAGTCCGAATCGTGGCATCAGCTGGCTCTCTCCAAAGGCTCGCCGCGTCCGTCGCAGATCGACGGTTCACCGCAGCCTCTCAACCGAGGCGCGTCCTATCTCCCGAAACCGCCGACAAAGCCAAAGTCGCCGTCGTCCTTCAAGATGAAGAAGCAATACGAGGCGTCCTCGTCCTCGATCAACGTGAAGAGAATGGAGGACAAGATACGTAGGTACTTCGACAATCCGACCACGAACGACAACACTGCGGAGATGAGGGACTCGAAGAATAGGCGTTTCTCGTCGCGCGATTCGACGACGAAGGGTCCGATCGCTCTGTCCAGGAGTCGCACCATGCCAGGAATATCCGACGGGAGTCTGCGCTTGTTGATTTCTGCGCCGCAAATTCCCGCGATAAATCTCAACAGCGCTGAAGTGGACAAAGTGTTTGATGACATCTTTGAAGAGGCTACCAAAAACGACGATCATCGCTTCTGA
- the LOC126855540 gene encoding protein mago nashi homolog, translating into MSTDFYIRYYVGHKGKFGHEFLEFEFRPDGKLRYANNSNYKNDTMIRKEAYVHQCVMEELKRIIQDSEIMQEDDSLWPQPDRVGRQELEIVIGDEHISFTTSKTGSLLDVNQSRDPEGLRCFYYLVQDLKCLVFSLIGLHFKIKPI; encoded by the coding sequence ATGTCGACGGACTTTTACATACGCTATTATGTCGGTCACAAGGGCAAGTTCGGTCACGAGTTTTTGGAATTCGAGTTTCGGCCCGATGGTAAGCTGCGATACGCTAACAATTCCAATTACAAAAACGACACGATGATCCGCAAAGAGGCGTACGTGCACCAGTGCGTGATGGAGGAGCTGAAGCGAATCATCCAGGATTCCGAGATCATGCAGGAGGACGACTCGCTGTGGCCGCAGCCGGACCGCGTCGGCCGGCAAGAGTTGGAAATTGTAATCGGTGACGAGCACATATCGTTCACCACGTCCAAGACCGGCTCCCTCCTGGATGTCAATCAGTCACGTGACCCGGAGGGGTTGCGCTGCTTCTACTACCTTGTACAGGATCTCAAATGTTTGGTGTTCTCTCTAATAGGATTGCACTTCAAGATCAAGCCCATATAA
- the LOC126855560 gene encoding transcription elongation factor SPT4, with amino-acid sequence METVPKDLRGLRACLVCSLVKTFDQFEFDGCDNCDEFLRMKNNKDNVFDCTSSNFDGMIAAMSPEDSWVCKWQRINRFCKGVYAISVSGRLPAGVIREMKSRGIVYRPRDTSQR; translated from the exons atggAGACTGTGCCGAAAGATTTGCGTGGATTAAGAGCATGTTTGGTATGCTCCTTGGTTAAG ACCTTTGATCAATTTGAGTTTGATGGATGTGACAACTGTGATGAGTTTCTTCGTATGAAGAATAATAAGGATAATGTTTTCGATTGTACAAGTTCCAACTTTGATGG aatGATTGCTGCAATGAGTCCAGAAGATAGTTGGGTGTGTAAATGGCAAAGGATAA ATCGTTTCTGCAAGGGTGTTTATGCTATATCAGTGTCAGGACGGTTACCAGCTGGTGTCATTAGAGAAATGAAAAGCAGAGGAATAGTTTATAGGCCACGCGATACAAGTCAACGTTAA
- the LOC126855305 gene encoding synergin gamma-like: protein MNKSHAKRLNQLPNWLWTNSTTLPPVYKMVWEAVRDDRVRSNGMQTELLVDTNKVFPLLLTSQLPTEVLGHIWSLANQKYAGQLTEQELYVVLALVAAAQTSYTFNSLDILHLLPFPPTPYLNIDCLMNLQPTAQTNTQQKLQNYGNEEFNVNNISVEGKYTSDVRGKIKVRAHTNTMSDVNTPFSNNTCGKLSCSDSKTLISGTTANSFNNMLKEIKQTPRVQIDIPPASSFDESCDEFTEFQSAPISNIPTASIWDSKQGSAIGSRLANHNLGVKKTVDKVKKATTGTKTVHINSQIRTSAPASLPYQSKDQSTIEGPLDLFSKCGVKNQSKTVILKDTVIRNNDSPKDYNDSFSNLANVIEPISLSNDKETLKMELTPKAVTVDMSNSIQQDLMSLQQIEDKYSALRALVQETSVVNDANLDLTVNNQSADEFGEFMSAEQPSTNHSTIISDTSDTESFSNIFADFEFSKVHSNVDNNNLADLNFISEVSETFNNLKLDDGIEAQLVESGKNIQKEDAISINSVELISGPSEALPRSGSVPSLDLKSFLPSNIEEDQIVETSQQTMYWEWKQYMESCVLLLQVAANIFTNITSELVLQEVLNSAQGYNFLCHLAEVAAVCRRVNFSYKELDINIIGFDDLLMDIDRIWAEMEPFYANIPIVTELPAWPLHQGECVSCSLCLTVITSGRVVYNDNNYHVTCANLWLNCVNNQLPVMRYSLLYQPNMCPGSHI, encoded by the exons ATGAATAAGAGCCACGCGAAGAGACTGAATCAATTGCCGAATTGGCTATGGACGAATTCGACCACCTTGCCGCCGGTTTACAAGATGGTATGGGAGGCGGTACGAGATGATCGAGTCAGGTCGAACGGCATGCAGACCGAGCTGCTTGTCGACACCAATAAGGTATTTCCACTGCTGCTCACTAGCCAGTTGCCCACGGAGGTTCTCGGTCACATATGGAGTTTAGCTAATCAGAAGTACGCTGGACAGCTGACCGAACAAGAACTGTACGTCGTCCTGGCTCTCGTCGCTGCTGCACAGACTTCTTACACCTTCAATAGTCTCGATATACTGCATTTACTTCCCTTCCCTCCTACGccgtatttaaatatagattgttTGATGAATCTGCAACCTACTGCGCAAACAAACACGCAACAGAAACTTCAAAACTATGGTAACGAGGAGTTCAATGTCAATAATATAAGTGTAGAAGGAAAATATACCTCTGATGTTAgaggaaaaattaaagttagagCTCACACAAATACAATGTCTGATGTGAATACACCCTTTTCGAACAATACATGTGGAAAATTATCATGTTCCGATAGCAAGACTCTAATATCTGGCACAACTGCAaacagttttaataatatgttaaaagaaataaaacaaactcCACGTGTTCAAATCGACATTCCACCTGCATCGTCCTTCGATGAGTCCTGCGATGAATTCACCGAATTTCAGAGCGCACCGATTTCTAACATCCCCACTGCATCAATTTGGGATAGTAAACAAGGTTCTGCAATTGGCAGCAGACTTGCTAATCATAATCTAGGAGTAAAGAAAACAGTCGACAAAGTCAAGAAAGCCACTACTGGAACAAAAACTGTACATATTAATAGTCAAATTCGTACGTCTGCACCTGCAAGTTTACCATATCAAAGTAAAGATCAGTCAACAATAGAAGGTCCGTTGGATCTATTTTCTAAATGCGGAGTAAAGAATCAATCGAAAACAGTAATACTCAAAGACACTGTGATCAGAAATAATGATTCGCCTAAGGATTATAATGATAGTTTTAGTAATCTGGCAAATGTAATAGAGCCTATATCTCTTAGCAATGATAAAGAGACACTTAAAATGGAGTTAACACCAaag GCTGTCACAGTAGATATGTCTAATTCTATTCAACAAGATTTAATGAGCTTGCAACAAATTGAAGATAAATACAGTGCATTGCGTGCATTAGTTCAGGAAACATCTGTCGTGAATGATGCAAATTTAGATTTAACTGTTAATAATCAATCAGCCGACGAGTTCGGAGAATTTATGTCTGCGGAACAACCATCTACTAATCATTCTACGATCATATCAGATACTTCGGATACTGAAAgctttagtaatatttttgcagattttGAGTTTAGTAAAGTGCATTCTAATGTTGACAACAATAATTTGGCAGATCTGAACTTTATATCCGAAGTATCTGAGacctttaataatttaaaacttgatGATGGAATTGAAGCACAATTGGTAGAGTCAG gaaaaaatattcagaaagaGGATGCTATTTCGATAAATAGTGTAGAATTGATTAGTGGTCCATCTGAAGCACTGCCACGATCAGGATCTGTGCCTAGCTTAGatcttaaatcatttttacctTCAAACATAGAGGAAGATCAAATTGTAGAAACTTCACAGCAG ACTATGTATTGGGAATGGAAACAATATATGGAAAGTTGTGTTTTACTGCTACAAGTTGCAGCCAATATATTTACCAATATAACATCAGAATTAGTTTTGCAGGAGGTTTTAAATTCAGCTCAAGGATACAACTTTCTCTGCC atTTAGCTGAAGTTGCAGCTGTTTGTAGACGtgttaatttttcatacaaagaGTTAGACATAAACATTATTGGATTTGATGATCTTTTAATGGATATTGATCGGATTTGGGCTGAAATGGAACCTTTTTATGCTAATATACCA ATTGTCACTGAATTACCAGCTTGGCCATTACACCAGGGAGAATGTGTGTCTTGCTCCTTATGTTTAACAGTTATTACGAGTGGTCGAGTtgtttataatgataataattatcatgtaaCATGCGCAAATTTGTGGCTTAATTGCGTAAACAATCAATTGCCGGTAATGCGATACTCTTTACTTTATCAACCAAATATGTGTCCAGGAAGCCACATTTAA